The proteins below are encoded in one region of Candidatus Cloacimonadota bacterium:
- a CDS encoding N4-gp56 family major capsid protein: MSGQLYATQAPRIGKWKGEILARAIPCEVLQLAGDHKMMPRNVSDTVIYRRWVPYNAIVQNPNIFFPAAGATVETEASNSVSTIVTNNLIAEGVTPTPDSLVAQDIPVVLKQYGCLYSFTDVVDDLYEDDISDALKTQVAERMAFVREMELYSKLRASTNRFFGGTGTTIATVNGKITAKMLRKVARSLMANHGRKPTSILAPTPNIGTKPIEAAFLVFLSTDLDADLRDVTAFPGYTPVASYGSRRPIHENELGSFENFRFVGSPELVAFANGGAAVGSTGCLSTGGTAIDVYPIIMTAQSGYGTVALRGSKSFDLGVIPVGNRDSADPLAQRGYVGAKFYAASVLLNQQWMAVAFVGAGDLA, from the coding sequence ATGTCAGGCCAACTTTACGCAACGCAAGCACCCCGGATCGGCAAATGGAAAGGTGAAATCCTTGCCCGTGCCATCCCCTGCGAAGTGCTTCAACTCGCCGGTGATCACAAGATGATGCCGCGCAATGTTTCGGATACGGTCATCTACCGTCGCTGGGTGCCCTACAACGCCATCGTCCAGAACCCGAACATCTTTTTCCCGGCTGCCGGCGCCACGGTCGAAACCGAAGCGTCGAACAGCGTCAGCACGATCGTCACGAACAACCTGATCGCCGAAGGCGTCACCCCGACTCCCGACTCGCTGGTTGCTCAGGACATTCCGGTCGTCCTGAAGCAGTATGGCTGCCTGTACAGCTTCACCGATGTGGTCGATGACCTGTACGAAGACGACATCAGCGACGCGCTGAAGACGCAAGTCGCCGAGCGCATGGCCTTCGTCCGTGAAATGGAGTTGTACTCCAAGCTCCGCGCCTCGACCAACCGCTTCTTCGGCGGCACCGGCACCACGATCGCGACGGTCAATGGCAAGATTACGGCCAAGATGTTGCGGAAGGTCGCCCGTTCGCTGATGGCCAACCACGGCCGCAAGCCGACGAGCATTCTGGCTCCGACCCCGAACATCGGCACCAAGCCGATCGAAGCCGCGTTCCTCGTCTTCCTCTCGACCGACCTCGACGCCGACCTCCGTGACGTGACCGCCTTCCCGGGCTACACCCCGGTGGCTTCCTACGGCTCGCGTCGTCCGATCCACGAGAACGAGTTGGGTTCCTTCGAGAACTTCCGCTTCGTCGGTTCTCCGGAACTGGTTGCCTTCGCCAACGGTGGCGCGGCTGTCGGCTCGACTGGCTGCCTGAGCACCGGCGGCACGGCGATCGACGTGTATCCGATCATCATGACCGCCCAAAGCGGTTACGGTACGGTCGCCCTGCGTGGCTCCAAGTCCTTCGACTTGGGCGTGATCCCCGTCGGCAACCGTGACTCCGCTGACCCCCTTGCCCAGCGGGGCTACGTCGGCGCCAAGTTCTACGCTGCCTCCGTCCTGCTGAACCAGCAGTGGATGGCTGTTGCCTTTGTCGGCGCAGGTGATCTGGCCTAA